In a genomic window of Siniperca chuatsi isolate FFG_IHB_CAS linkage group LG1, ASM2008510v1, whole genome shotgun sequence:
- the dtwd1 gene encoding tRNA-uridine aminocarboxypropyltransferase 1, with translation MSSLDQDQRLHPSCRDKTTVSSDSSDAHELAKQPLQSLKLASHAVLEKAQQRGRLKCSKCGGSRMFFCYTCCSLVGVTLQEIPLIKLPVKIDIIKHPNETDGKSTAIHAKILAPSDVTIYTYPCIPDFDKDKVVLVFPGPGAVSVQDMMQCLHDRTDSRSHYSFDEPCIKRPKSEEVQGATHTAQNLESGTPDEPKGLDSRVYPLQRVVFIDSTWNQTNKISTDERLQDLLRVELKMRKTCFWRRQKGKPDTYLATIEAIYYFLKDFHEHCLAQEYSGEYDNLLFFYSYLHSVVNKAKTSAEKC, from the exons ATGAGCAGCCTGGATCAAGACCAGCGTCTCCATCCTAGTTGCCGTGACAAAACAACAGTTTCTAGTGATTCATCAGACGCTCATGAGCTTGCCAAGCAGCCTCTCCAAAGTCTAAAATTGGCATCACATGCGGTGCTGGAGAAGGCGCAGCAGAGGGGCAGGTTGAAATGCTCTAAATGTGGAGGATCAAGGATGTTCTTCTGCTACACATGCTGCTCATTAGTGGGTGTCACCTTGCAAGAAATCCCTTTAATCAAG CTTCCTGTGAAGATAGACATCATCAAGCATCCCAATGAGACAGATGGCAAGAGCACTGCAATCCATGCCAAGATCCTCGCACCCAGTGATGTCACGATATACACGTACCCTTGCATACCTGACTTTGATAAGGACAAG GTGGTGTTGGTGTTCCCTGGTCCAGGGGCTGTCTCAGTTCAAGACATGATGCAGTGTTTACATGACAGGACTGACAGCAGGTCACATTACTCCTTTGATGAACCCTGCATAAAGAGGCCGAAAAGTGAGGAAGTTCAAGGCGCCACACACACTGCCCAGAACCTGGAGTCAGGGACCCCAGATGAACCAAAGGGCTTGGATTCAAGGGTGTACCCCCTGCAGAGGGTAGTATTCATTGACAGCACATGGAACCAGACCAATAAGATCAGCACAGACGAGAGACTGCAAG ATTTGCTCCGGGTAGAGCTGAAGatgagaaaaacatgtttctggCGGCGTCAGAAGGGCAAACCAGACACCTACTTAGCTACTATCGAGGCTATTTATTATTTCCTCAAAGACTTCCACGAGCATTGCCTTGCTCAGGAGTACAGTGGAGAATACGATAACCTTCTCTTCTTCTACTCCTACCTGCACTCAGTTGTCAACAAAGCTAAGACTTCTGCTGAAAAATGCTGA